In the genome of Segatella copri, one region contains:
- a CDS encoding tetratricopeptide repeat protein, whose amino-acid sequence MKRIYGNKGFWVAVALAGVMALPSLARKKKVQPAKQQTVWVDSLSPNDRKRFEYFFTEAARQHAAGNLTAAFDLFEHARKIDPRAAEVYFYQSLYYTQLKKDSLALECMNKAIALNPDNLTYAERLAQYYIGMGQYDKAIGSYEALYAKNHSNTDALRILAQLYQQQKNYRMMLNTVGRLETEEGESEQLTLTKMRIYEMMNDPKAAYNELKTLSEQHPLDMVYKTMLGNWLMQHNRQKEAFKYFTDALKEEPDNAYAQMSLYDYYNATKQEDQAHQMLDKILMSRKTDTETRIMMFRSYIQTNESEGGDSTKVLALFNKVLNQPEPSSEVAELRAAYMSLKQMPADTVNAAFQKVLDIAPDNVNARLQLIQSLWNQRKYGEVITQSHSAHQYNPEEMVFYYFGGMAYYQKNDEDHALNEFRLGVAQLNEQSNKDLVSDLYAVMGDILYKKGRTEESMAAYDSCLQWKDDNVMALNNYAYYLSEQGKDLHKAESMSYKTIKAEPNNGTYLDTYAWILFMQERYADAKTYIDAALKNRDSTENNSTVLEHAGDIYAMNGITDEAVDFWKKAHTDDNPSTTLDWKIKNKQYISEEEFQKRMNPAVAEVKKQKTTGKATGRKTKRGRKK is encoded by the coding sequence GTGAAGAGAATTTATGGAAATAAGGGCTTCTGGGTGGCTGTGGCGCTGGCAGGCGTGATGGCCTTGCCTTCGTTGGCCCGTAAGAAAAAGGTGCAGCCAGCGAAGCAGCAGACTGTTTGGGTGGATTCGCTTTCACCCAACGACCGCAAGCGATTTGAATACTTCTTTACCGAGGCGGCACGACAGCATGCGGCGGGCAACCTGACTGCTGCCTTCGATCTCTTCGAGCATGCCCGGAAGATAGACCCTCGTGCGGCTGAGGTATATTTCTACCAGTCGCTCTATTATACCCAGTTGAAGAAGGATTCCCTGGCGCTGGAGTGTATGAATAAGGCCATCGCCCTGAATCCCGACAACCTGACCTATGCTGAGCGCCTTGCCCAATATTATATAGGTATGGGACAATACGACAAGGCCATCGGTTCCTACGAGGCACTCTATGCCAAGAACCACAGCAACACCGATGCCCTCCGCATCCTGGCGCAGCTCTACCAGCAGCAGAAAAACTACCGCATGATGCTCAACACCGTGGGCAGACTGGAGACGGAGGAAGGCGAGAGCGAACAGCTTACCCTGACCAAGATGCGCATCTACGAGATGATGAACGACCCGAAGGCGGCTTACAACGAACTGAAGACGCTGTCGGAACAGCATCCCCTGGACATGGTGTATAAGACGATGCTCGGCAACTGGCTGATGCAGCACAACCGGCAGAAAGAGGCATTCAAGTATTTTACCGATGCCCTGAAGGAAGAACCGGACAATGCCTACGCCCAGATGTCGCTCTACGACTACTATAATGCCACCAAGCAGGAGGATCAGGCGCACCAGATGCTCGACAAGATATTGATGAGCAGGAAGACGGATACCGAAACCAGGATTATGATGTTCCGTTCCTATATCCAGACCAACGAGAGTGAGGGAGGCGACTCTACCAAGGTGCTCGCCCTCTTCAACAAGGTGCTCAACCAGCCGGAACCATCATCAGAGGTAGCCGAGTTGAGGGCTGCCTATATGAGTTTGAAGCAGATGCCTGCCGATACGGTGAATGCGGCATTCCAGAAGGTGCTCGACATAGCACCGGACAACGTGAACGCCCGCCTGCAGCTTATCCAGAGTCTCTGGAACCAGCGCAAGTATGGCGAAGTCATTACCCAGTCGCATTCAGCCCATCAGTATAATCCCGAGGAAATGGTTTTCTACTATTTCGGAGGAATGGCGTATTATCAGAAGAACGACGAAGACCACGCACTCAACGAGTTCCGGTTGGGAGTGGCGCAGCTCAACGAACAGTCGAACAAGGACTTGGTTTCCGATCTCTATGCCGTAATGGGCGACATCCTGTATAAGAAAGGAAGAACAGAGGAGTCGATGGCAGCCTACGATTCCTGTCTGCAATGGAAGGACGACAACGTGATGGCGCTGAACAACTACGCCTACTATCTGAGCGAGCAGGGCAAGGATCTGCACAAGGCAGAATCGATGAGCTACAAGACCATCAAGGCTGAGCCGAACAACGGCACATATCTTGACACCTATGCCTGGATTCTGTTTATGCAGGAACGCTATGCAGATGCCAAGACTTATATCGATGCAGCGCTGAAAAACCGCGATTCCACCGAGAACAACAGTACGGTTCTTGAACATGCCGGCGATATTTACGCCATGAACGGAATCACCGATGAAGCCGTGGATTTTTGGAAGAAAGCCCATACCGACGATAACCCGTCGACTACGCTTGATTGGAAAATAAAGAACAAACAATATATCTCTGAAGAAGAATTCCAGAAAAGGATGAATCCGGCTGTAGCCGAGGTGAAGAAGCAGAAAACCACCGGCAAGGCTACGGGCAGAAAAACAAAAAGAGGTAGAAAGAAATAA
- a CDS encoding DUF4292 domain-containing protein has product MKVMNNLKMAVAAVALLLMASCGSTKKMEGTGKVNAQNRKTETKAADAAEVASMKNLAFVQKVADNQVYAKNIVGNMTFNLQAAGKDITVPGKLSMRKDEVIRIQLFIPILGSEVGRLEFTPNYVLIVDRMHKEYIKADYTQVDFLKKQGINFYSLQALFWNQLLVPGVKKVSDSDLKKFSANLDETAENVPVSIRYGNMNYQWKANRNSGRIAEANVTYKDKGNGDSRLNLKYSDFKSVGVKMFPATQRMTLTTILNNKPQEVKLNIEMKSVKTDDKWDAQTEVSGKYKQVSPKDVLGKLMSM; this is encoded by the coding sequence ATGAAAGTGATGAACAATTTGAAGATGGCAGTGGCTGCCGTGGCTCTTCTGCTGATGGCTTCTTGCGGCTCTACCAAGAAGATGGAAGGAACGGGCAAGGTGAATGCCCAGAACAGGAAGACCGAGACCAAGGCTGCGGATGCAGCAGAGGTGGCTTCGATGAAGAACCTGGCTTTCGTGCAGAAGGTTGCCGACAACCAGGTGTATGCCAAGAACATCGTGGGCAATATGACGTTTAATCTGCAGGCGGCAGGCAAGGACATCACCGTGCCGGGCAAGCTGAGCATGCGCAAGGACGAGGTAATCCGCATCCAGCTCTTTATCCCAATACTGGGTTCCGAGGTGGGCAGACTGGAGTTCACCCCAAACTATGTGCTCATCGTAGACCGCATGCACAAGGAATACATCAAGGCAGACTATACGCAGGTGGATTTCCTCAAGAAGCAGGGCATCAACTTCTATTCGCTCCAGGCACTCTTCTGGAACCAGTTGCTCGTGCCAGGTGTGAAGAAGGTATCAGATTCCGACCTGAAGAAATTCTCGGCAAATCTCGATGAAACCGCCGAAAATGTGCCTGTTTCCATCAGATATGGCAACATGAACTACCAGTGGAAGGCGAATAGAAACAGCGGAAGAATCGCTGAAGCCAACGTTACCTACAAGGATAAAGGCAACGGCGATTCGCGACTCAACCTGAAGTATAGCGACTTCAAGAGTGTGGGCGTGAAGATGTTTCCTGCCACCCAGCGCATGACGCTTACCACCATCCTGAACAACAAGCCTCAGGAGGTAAAGCTCAACATCGAGATGAAGAGCGTGAAGACCGACGACAAGTGGGATGCGCAGACCGAGGTGTCGGGTAAGTACAAGCAGGTATCACCTAAAGATGTACTTGGCAAACTCATGAGCATGTAA
- a CDS encoding murein hydrolase activator EnvC family protein: MKRIILFILAMTFSLAPFAQHHVQKKPAKKTAVASNKQHNRKKPAAKAPARRGKQHVQVSTKAPTKAERRAATYSNANIRGLQGQRASIQKRIREQEQALRKNQADVKKRLEDLMALNGEIDQSQKKIDGIQKDIHHIDGNIGILQAQLKTLQQQLQDRKNKYIRSMRYMSRHHTVQDKLMFIFSAKNLTQMYRRLSFIRQYSSYQKVQGQAIQAKQKQVNEKHHQLENVKGHKNTLLYKGKQEKTALEGKQTQQKEMVQGLQKQQKTIQAVIADQRQKDAAINAQIDRLIQQEVAKARARAAAEAKRKAAAAAAAKKRAEELARKKAAAEAAARENARRIAEAKAREAAAEAARRKAAEEARAAAEAARKAQEEAAAQAEAKAKAKAQAKARAAAEAAQRAAAEQAAREAAAEQAAKKAEADRRAAELKAKADEERQAREIAAAKKEAQEAATLSSVDRMLNGGFEANRGRLPMPISGGYRIVSHFGQYNVQGLTGVRLDNKGINIQGKPGCVARSIYDGEVSAVFGYGGMWNVLVRHGAYISVYCNLKSVSVHKGQKVSTRQALGAVGSDNILQFQLRKETAKLNPEAWLGR; encoded by the coding sequence ATGAAGCGAATCATATTATTCATATTGGCAATGACGTTCTCGCTGGCGCCTTTTGCACAGCATCATGTGCAGAAGAAACCTGCGAAGAAGACTGCCGTTGCCTCAAACAAACAGCACAACAGAAAAAAGCCGGCTGCCAAGGCACCTGCCCGAAGGGGCAAGCAGCATGTGCAGGTTTCTACCAAGGCTCCAACGAAGGCAGAACGCAGAGCTGCCACCTACAGCAATGCCAACATCAGGGGATTGCAGGGACAGCGTGCCAGTATCCAGAAGCGAATCAGGGAACAGGAGCAGGCGTTGCGCAAGAATCAGGCCGACGTGAAGAAGCGACTGGAAGACCTGATGGCTCTGAACGGCGAAATAGACCAGAGCCAGAAGAAGATTGATGGAATCCAGAAAGACATCCACCATATCGACGGAAACATAGGTATTCTGCAGGCGCAGTTGAAGACCCTTCAGCAGCAGTTGCAGGACAGAAAGAACAAGTATATCCGCTCTATGCGCTATATGAGCAGGCACCATACGGTGCAGGATAAGCTGATGTTTATCTTCAGCGCCAAGAACCTGACTCAGATGTATCGCCGCCTTTCGTTCATCCGCCAGTATTCTTCCTATCAGAAGGTGCAGGGACAGGCCATCCAGGCAAAGCAGAAGCAGGTGAACGAGAAGCATCACCAGTTGGAGAACGTAAAGGGTCATAAGAACACCTTATTATATAAGGGCAAGCAGGAGAAGACGGCTTTGGAAGGCAAGCAGACGCAGCAGAAGGAGATGGTGCAGGGACTGCAGAAGCAGCAGAAGACCATTCAGGCTGTCATCGCCGACCAGCGTCAGAAGGATGCGGCCATCAATGCACAGATTGACCGTCTGATTCAGCAGGAAGTGGCAAAGGCTCGTGCCCGTGCTGCTGCCGAAGCTAAGCGCAAGGCTGCTGCTGCCGCTGCAGCCAAGAAGCGTGCCGAGGAATTGGCCCGCAAGAAGGCTGCTGCCGAGGCTGCCGCAAGAGAGAATGCCCGCAGAATAGCTGAGGCGAAAGCCCGTGAGGCTGCTGCCGAGGCGGCAAGAAGAAAGGCTGCCGAGGAAGCTCGTGCTGCTGCCGAGGCTGCAAGAAAGGCACAGGAAGAAGCTGCTGCCCAGGCGGAGGCGAAGGCGAAAGCCAAGGCGCAGGCTAAGGCGCGTGCTGCAGCCGAGGCGGCACAGCGTGCTGCCGCAGAACAGGCGGCTCGTGAAGCTGCTGCCGAGCAGGCGGCTAAGAAGGCGGAAGCTGACCGCAGGGCTGCCGAGCTGAAGGCGAAGGCGGATGAGGAGCGTCAGGCTCGTGAGATTGCTGCTGCCAAGAAGGAGGCGCAGGAGGCGGCTACCTTGAGTTCGGTAGACCGTATGCTGAATGGTGGTTTCGAGGCAAACCGTGGTCGTCTGCCGATGCCTATCAGTGGAGGTTATCGCATCGTGAGCCATTTCGGTCAGTATAACGTGCAGGGCTTGACGGGTGTTAGGCTTGATAACAAGGGTATCAACATTCAGGGCAAGCCGGGTTGTGTAGCTCGCAGCATCTACGATGGTGAGGTGAGTGCCGTATTCGGCTATGGTGGCATGTGGAACGTATTGGTTCGTCATGGTGCCTACATCTCAGTATATTGCAACCTGAAATCGGTAAGCGTTCATAAGGGACAGAAGGTAAGTACCCGCCAGGCTTTAGGTGCCGTGGGTTCCGACAACATCCTCCAGTTCCAGCTTCGCAAGGAGACTGCCAAGCTCAACCCAGAGGCTTGGTTGGGAAGATAA
- a CDS encoding M20 family metallo-hydrolase: MMLQEEYVSDAVELLKKLIATPSVSRNEKDAADIMEQTIRSYGFEPQREANNIWIIDPHYDESRPTLLLNAHIDTVKPVASWTRDPFSPDVEDGVLYGLGSNDCGGGLCSLLQIFRMLTEKPQQYNLIYLASAEEEVSGKDGITRALPLLPHIDLAIVGEPTGMNPAVAEKGLMVLDVIAHGKSGHAARNEGVNAIYEALDDMRWIRDYKFEKVSEFLGPTKMTLTVVNAGTQHNVIPDKCTMLVDIRTNEFYDNEEVYKFICQHLKSEVKAHSFRLKSSRIDPAHPLIKKCVAMGMKPFGSPTLSDQALMHFPSFKLGPGESSRSHSANEFIRISEIRDAITKYETLLDGAAI, translated from the coding sequence ATGATGCTACAAGAAGAATATGTTAGCGATGCCGTGGAACTGCTGAAAAAGCTCATCGCCACCCCATCGGTAAGCAGAAACGAAAAGGATGCTGCCGACATCATGGAGCAGACCATCCGCAGTTATGGCTTTGAGCCTCAGCGTGAGGCAAACAACATCTGGATTATCGACCCTCATTACGATGAGAGCCGACCTACCCTGCTGCTCAACGCCCACATCGATACCGTGAAGCCAGTGGCTTCGTGGACACGCGACCCGTTTTCACCGGATGTTGAAGATGGCGTACTTTACGGCTTGGGCAGCAACGATTGCGGCGGCGGCCTCTGTTCTCTTCTCCAGATATTCAGAATGCTGACAGAGAAGCCTCAGCAGTATAATCTTATCTATCTGGCATCCGCCGAAGAAGAGGTGTCGGGTAAGGATGGCATCACCCGTGCCCTGCCTTTGCTCCCGCATATCGACCTTGCCATCGTGGGCGAACCTACCGGTATGAACCCTGCCGTAGCAGAAAAGGGATTGATGGTGCTGGATGTGATAGCTCACGGCAAGAGTGGACATGCGGCAAGAAACGAAGGAGTAAACGCTATCTACGAGGCATTGGATGATATGCGATGGATTCGTGACTACAAGTTCGAAAAAGTGAGCGAGTTCCTGGGCCCTACCAAGATGACGCTCACCGTGGTGAATGCCGGCACCCAGCACAATGTGATTCCGGATAAGTGTACGATGCTCGTGGATATCCGCACCAACGAATTCTACGACAACGAGGAGGTTTACAAGTTTATCTGCCAGCACCTGAAGAGCGAGGTAAAGGCACACAGCTTCCGTCTGAAATCATCACGCATCGACCCGGCGCATCCTCTTATTAAGAAATGTGTAGCCATGGGCATGAAGCCATTCGGCAGTCCTACCCTCAGCGATCAGGCATTAATGCACTTCCCATCCTTCAAGTTAGGACCGGGCGAATCATCCCGCTCCCACTCTGCCAACGAGTTTATCCGCATCAGCGAAATCCGCGATGCCATTACAAAATACGAAACCCTCTTAGATGGTGCTGCCATCTAA
- a CDS encoding AMP-dependent synthetase/ligase has protein sequence MQINSHLSVLVHDLAKKWGEKPALTFRKFGSDQWQSVSFNLFSLRVKQVSNALLNLGAKPLDKIAVFSQNCVHYLYTDFGAYGIRVTSVPFYANSSEQQIQYMINDAQIRFLFVGEQEQYDKAHRIFALCPSLERIIIFDSSVRISTHDPAALYFKDFLKLGENLPRQTEVEELYKQASMDDLANILYTSGTTGDSKGVMLKYSQYAAALKANNECVPVTEKDRVIDFLPFTHIFERGWAYLCLSEGAQLIINTYPQEIQDSMREMHPTCMCSVPRFWEKVYIAVKAKMDDAGPIQKKLFYHALAVGKKRNIDYIANGKRPPLALELEYKIVNKTILSIVRKQLGLDNPNIFPTAGAYVSPEVEEFVHAVGINMVVGYGLTESLATVSCDHLDKKHSLGSVGRPISSIQIKIGEDNEILLKGPTITPGYYHRDTTNAKAFDKDGFFHTGDAGYMKDGELYLTERIKDLFKTSNGKYIAPQQVESLLLVDKFIDQVAVIADQRKFVSALVVPEFRLVEDWAREHHIAFTCREDLCANEKVQKMLMDRIQILQQHLAYYEQIKRITLLAHHFSMESGELTNTLKIRRPIINKNYKAEIDKMYEE, from the coding sequence ATGCAGATTAATAGTCATCTTTCAGTCCTGGTTCACGACCTCGCTAAGAAGTGGGGAGAGAAGCCTGCGCTTACTTTCAGAAAGTTTGGTAGTGACCAGTGGCAATCGGTTTCGTTTAACCTTTTCTCGTTGAGAGTGAAACAAGTGAGCAATGCCCTTCTCAATCTTGGGGCTAAACCACTCGACAAAATCGCTGTCTTCTCGCAGAACTGTGTGCATTACCTGTACACCGACTTCGGTGCGTATGGTATCAGAGTTACCTCTGTACCTTTCTATGCCAACAGCAGCGAGCAGCAGATTCAATATATGATCAACGATGCGCAGATTCGCTTCCTCTTTGTAGGCGAACAGGAGCAGTATGACAAGGCTCATCGTATCTTTGCCCTCTGTCCATCCCTGGAGCGTATCATCATCTTCGATTCCAGCGTGCGCATCAGTACGCATGACCCTGCAGCCCTCTATTTCAAGGACTTCCTGAAGCTGGGTGAGAATCTTCCTCGCCAGACGGAGGTAGAGGAACTCTACAAGCAGGCAAGTATGGATGATTTGGCTAATATCCTCTATACCAGTGGAACAACTGGAGATAGCAAGGGTGTGATGCTGAAATACAGTCAGTATGCAGCTGCATTGAAGGCAAACAATGAGTGCGTTCCTGTTACCGAAAAGGATCGTGTCATTGATTTCCTTCCATTCACCCATATCTTTGAGCGTGGATGGGCCTATCTCTGCTTGAGCGAGGGTGCCCAGCTCATCATCAATACCTATCCGCAGGAGATTCAGGATAGTATGCGAGAGATGCATCCTACCTGTATGTGTAGTGTGCCACGTTTCTGGGAGAAGGTGTATATCGCCGTGAAGGCTAAGATGGACGATGCAGGTCCTATCCAGAAGAAACTTTTCTATCATGCCTTGGCTGTGGGAAAGAAGCGTAACATTGATTATATCGCCAACGGTAAGCGTCCTCCTCTGGCTCTGGAGCTGGAATATAAGATTGTCAACAAGACTATCCTGAGCATCGTGCGCAAGCAGTTGGGATTGGATAATCCTAATATCTTCCCTACAGCAGGTGCTTATGTAAGTCCTGAGGTAGAGGAGTTTGTACACGCCGTGGGTATCAATATGGTTGTGGGCTACGGTCTGACCGAGAGTCTCGCCACCGTATCTTGTGATCATCTCGACAAGAAGCACAGTCTGGGTTCTGTAGGTCGTCCTATCTCCAGCATTCAGATTAAGATAGGTGAGGATAACGAGATTCTTCTCAAGGGTCCTACCATCACTCCGGGATATTACCATCGTGATACCACCAATGCCAAGGCTTTCGATAAGGATGGATTCTTCCATACGGGAGATGCCGGCTACATGAAGGATGGCGAGCTTTACCTGACTGAGCGTATCAAGGACCTGTTCAAGACATCGAATGGTAAGTATATCGCTCCGCAGCAGGTAGAGTCGTTGCTCCTGGTAGATAAGTTCATCGACCAGGTTGCCGTCATCGCTGACCAGCGCAAGTTCGTATCAGCCCTCGTTGTTCCTGAGTTCCGCCTCGTAGAGGATTGGGCGCGTGAGCATCACATCGCCTTCACCTGCCGTGAGGACCTGTGTGCCAACGAGAAGGTGCAGAAGATGCTGATGGATCGTATTCAGATTCTCCAGCAGCACCTGGCTTATTATGAGCAGATTAAGCGCATCACCCTCCTGGCTCACCACTTCTCTATGGAGTCGGGCGAGCTGACCAACACCTTGAAGATTCGCCGCCCTATCATCAACAAGAACTACAAGGCGGAGATTGACAAGATGTATGAGGAGTAA
- the prfB gene encoding peptide chain release factor 2, whose protein sequence is MITADQLKDVMDRADALHRYLNIDQKKVEFEEEQLRTQAPDFWEDPKYAQEQMKKVKGIQKWLDGYKTVRLYADELKLAFDFYKDEMVTEEEVDADYAKAIKAIEDLELKNMLRQKEDPMDCVLKINSGAGGTESQDWAQMLMRMYMRWAEAHGYKVTITDLQEGDEAGIKSVTMTIEGGEYAYGYLKSENGVHRLVRVSPFNAQGKRMTSFASVFVTPLVDETIEVYVDPAKLSWDTFRSSGAGGQNVNKVESGVRLRYWYTDPDTGEEEEILIENTETRDQPKNRAKALLLLKSQLYDRAMKKRLEAKAKIEAGKKKIEWGSQIRSYVFDDRRVKDHRTNYQTSDVDGVMDGKIDGFIKAYLMEFPSENEE, encoded by the coding sequence ATGATTACAGCTGACCAATTGAAGGATGTGATGGACAGAGCCGATGCTCTGCATCGCTATCTGAATATAGACCAGAAGAAAGTAGAATTTGAAGAGGAGCAGCTCCGCACCCAGGCTCCTGACTTCTGGGAAGACCCGAAGTATGCACAGGAGCAGATGAAGAAGGTGAAGGGCATACAGAAATGGCTCGATGGCTACAAGACCGTGCGTCTTTATGCCGACGAGCTGAAGCTTGCCTTCGATTTCTATAAAGACGAGATGGTGACCGAGGAGGAGGTGGATGCCGACTATGCCAAGGCCATCAAGGCCATAGAGGACCTGGAACTGAAGAACATGCTGCGCCAAAAGGAAGACCCGATGGACTGCGTGCTGAAGATTAACTCGGGTGCCGGTGGCACCGAGAGCCAGGACTGGGCACAGATGCTGATGCGTATGTACATGCGCTGGGCTGAGGCTCATGGCTACAAGGTAACCATCACCGACCTGCAGGAAGGCGATGAGGCTGGCATCAAGAGCGTGACCATGACCATCGAGGGCGGCGAGTACGCCTATGGCTATCTGAAGAGCGAGAATGGCGTTCACCGTCTGGTGCGTGTATCGCCTTTCAATGCCCAGGGCAAGCGAATGACCAGTTTTGCCAGTGTCTTCGTCACCCCATTGGTGGATGAAACCATCGAGGTGTATGTTGATCCAGCCAAACTCTCGTGGGATACTTTCCGTTCGAGTGGTGCCGGTGGTCAGAATGTGAACAAGGTGGAGTCGGGAGTGCGCCTCCGCTATTGGTACACAGATCCTGATACGGGTGAGGAAGAGGAAATCCTCATCGAGAACACCGAGACCCGCGACCAGCCAAAGAACCGTGCCAAGGCATTGTTGCTTTTGAAGAGTCAACTCTACGACCGCGCCATGAAGAAGCGCCTGGAAGCCAAGGCTAAGATTGAGGCTGGCAAGAAGAAGATAGAGTGGGGAAGCCAGATAAGAAGTTACGTCTTCGACGACCGCCGCGTGAAAGATCATCGTACCAACTATCAGACATCGGATGTGGATGGCGTGATGGATGGCAAGATAGACGGTTTCATCAAGGCTTATCTCATGGAGTTCCCATCGGAAAATGAGGAATAA
- a CDS encoding CYTH domain-containing protein, whose amino-acid sequence MSGLEIERKFLVKKGDAYKSAAFSSSHIQQGYIPAEGATVRVRTRDEKAYLTIKGKSVNGGMTRYEFEKEITMDEAQHLLQLCQGDVIDKRRYLVKSGNHTFEVDEFYGDNEGLVMAEVELESESEAYEKPDFIGMEVTGDKRFYNSHLLGNPFSQWRDTLPEEYR is encoded by the coding sequence ATGAGTGGATTAGAAATAGAAAGAAAATTCCTCGTCAAGAAGGGCGACGCTTACAAGAGCGCCGCCTTTTCTTCTAGCCATATCCAGCAGGGCTATATTCCTGCCGAGGGGGCTACGGTGCGCGTTCGCACACGAGACGAGAAGGCTTACCTTACCATTAAGGGCAAGTCGGTGAATGGCGGAATGACACGCTATGAGTTTGAGAAGGAGATTACGATGGACGAGGCGCAGCATCTGCTGCAGCTTTGCCAGGGTGATGTTATCGATAAGCGCCGCTATCTGGTGAAAAGTGGCAATCATACCTTCGAGGTGGATGAGTTTTATGGTGACAATGAGGGGCTGGTAATGGCTGAGGTGGAACTGGAGAGCGAGAGCGAAGCCTATGAGAAACCCGACTTCATCGGTATGGAGGTAACGGGCGACAAGCGTTTCTATAATTCTCATCTTTTGGGCAATCCTTTCTCGCAGTGGCGTGATACCTTGCCTGAGGAATATCGATAG
- a CDS encoding sodium-dependent transporter, which produces MAESNRGSFGSKIGMILATAGGAVGLGNVWRFPYMAGQEGGAAFILVYIGCVLLLGIPCMVSEFIIGRHGASNTARAYTKLANGTAWKWVGYLEVLTGFLITGYYAVVSGWCLQYVYASIMGELHGDPTFVANYFKEFSVDPIRPVTWTVAIFLICHFVIIHGVRGGIEKASKVMMPLLFILLLIIVVSSCLLPDAGKGIEFLLKPDFGKVDRNVFLNALGQSFYSMSIGMGCICTYASYFSRQTNLLKSAIQISAIDLMVAVLAGLMIFPAAFSVGISPDSGPSLIFITLPNVFNEAFASMPVLGWIISLMFYVLLSVAALTSLMSLHEVNTSFFYEELKIDRKKGAMIVTVSCAIIGAFCSLSLGATDKLSFGGKALFDWFDFVTGQLFLPTGGLLTCLFLGWYVPKKVVKDEFTNWGTLKGQVFHVYLFLIKFVCPVLIFLVFLHQFGVFG; this is translated from the coding sequence ATGGCAGAATCAAATAGAGGAAGTTTTGGTAGCAAGATAGGAATGATCCTTGCTACTGCAGGTGGCGCCGTAGGTTTGGGTAACGTATGGCGCTTCCCTTATATGGCTGGTCAGGAAGGTGGCGCAGCCTTTATCTTGGTTTACATCGGATGCGTACTCCTGTTGGGCATCCCTTGTATGGTTTCGGAGTTTATCATCGGTCGTCATGGTGCTTCCAATACGGCACGTGCCTATACCAAGCTCGCCAATGGAACGGCTTGGAAGTGGGTGGGCTACCTGGAGGTGCTTACGGGCTTCCTGATTACCGGTTACTATGCGGTGGTTTCGGGCTGGTGCCTGCAGTATGTATATGCCAGCATCATGGGCGAACTGCATGGCGACCCAACCTTCGTGGCAAATTACTTCAAGGAGTTTTCTGTCGATCCTATCCGTCCGGTGACGTGGACGGTGGCAATCTTCCTGATTTGTCACTTCGTGATTATCCATGGTGTACGCGGAGGAATCGAGAAGGCATCCAAGGTGATGATGCCGCTTCTGTTCATCCTGCTTCTCATTATCGTGGTGTCTTCCTGTCTGTTGCCGGATGCGGGAAAGGGTATCGAGTTCCTGCTGAAACCTGATTTCGGAAAGGTGGATAGGAATGTATTCCTCAATGCTTTGGGACAGTCGTTCTATTCCATGAGCATCGGTATGGGTTGTATCTGTACGTATGCATCTTATTTCAGCCGACAGACCAATCTTCTGAAATCGGCGATTCAGATTTCTGCCATTGACTTGATGGTGGCGGTATTGGCTGGCTTGATGATTTTCCCTGCAGCTTTCTCGGTGGGTATCTCTCCGGATAGTGGTCCGTCGCTTATCTTCATCACCTTGCCGAATGTCTTCAACGAGGCGTTTGCATCGATGCCGGTATTGGGATGGATTATCTCGCTGATGTTCTACGTGCTTCTTTCTGTGGCTGCGTTGACATCGCTGATGTCGCTCCACGAGGTGAATACTTCTTTCTTCTATGAGGAGTTGAAGATTGACAGAAAGAAGGGTGCCATGATTGTTACGGTATCTTGTGCCATCATCGGTGCATTCTGTTCACTCTCTTTGGGAGCTACGGATAAATTGTCGTTCGGCGGCAAGGCTCTGTTCGATTGGTTCGACTTCGTAACGGGACAGTTGTTCCTTCCTACGGGAGGTCTTCTCACCTGTTTGTTCCTGGGCTGGTATGTTCCGAAGAAGGTGGTGAAGGATGAGTTTACTAACTGGGGAACCTTGAAGGGACAGGTATTCCATGTCTATCTCTTCCTGATCAAGTTTGTTTGCCCTGTCCTCATCTTCCTGGTATTCCTGCACCAGTTTGGAGTCTTCGGATAG